ACGCCTATGTGGTGGACGCCGCCCGGGGGCTGACGGGATTCGTGTCGCTTAAGGATCTCATCCTGGCCCGGCCCGAAAGCCGGGTCTCGGACCTGATGAACCGGGAGGTGATCTTCGCCCGGGCCGGTGACGACCAGGAAGAGGTGGTGAAAACGATCTCCCGCTACGACCTGCTGGCCCTGCCCGTGGTGGACGAGAACGGGGTCTTGGTGGGCATCGTCACCCATGACGACGCCATGGACGTGCTGCACCAGGAGCACACCGAGGATATGGAGAAGTTCGCGGCCATCGGCGGCAGCCACGACGGCCAGGCCTACCTGCGCACCTCGGCCTTCGGGCATTTCCGCAACCGGGCCTTCTGGGTGGTGATCCTGGCCGCCCTGGGGCTGGTGTCCGGGCTGATCATCAGTTCCTTCGAGTCCACCCTGGCCAGTCTTTTGATCCTGACCCTGTACATGCCCATGATCGCCGCCGCCGGGGGCAACGTGGGCAGCCAGTCGGCCACGGTGGTCATCCGGGCCCTGACCCTTGGCGACGTGAAACCCCGCGACGCCCTGCGGGTCTTTCTCAAGGAGTTCCAGGTGGCGGCCATGCTGGGCGGCATCCTGGCCCTTCTGGCCTTCGCCAAGGTGTCGTTTCTGTCCCACGGGGCGGTGTTGCCAGCGGGCGTGACCCTGGCCAAGGTGGGCCTGGTGGTCGGCCTGGCGCTGTGCGCCCAGGTGGTCACGGCTACCATCCTCGGCGCGGCCCTGCCGATTCTGGCCGTGCGCCTGGGGCGCGACCCGGCCGTGGCCGCCAGCCCCTCCCTGACCACGTTGGTGGATAT
Above is a genomic segment from Desulfolutivibrio sulfodismutans DSM 3696 containing:
- the mgtE gene encoding magnesium transporter yields the protein MPNTLLAKFPMATSVPGVSDVSRDDRRDAVDVTALIRCAASGEHPGVTAQRLCAAFENSREGDSPDPGRAAQVARRVLAALAPERRAEIFAHLTVPAQVATAQAMTRGEVTALVSAMPHDDRVDLLKRIPAECRQAVMPALAQAEREDIRRLSSYAEGTAGAVMTSEYASLNPEMTAREAIEKLRLEAPDKETIYYAYVVDAARGLTGFVSLKDLILARPESRVSDLMNREVIFARAGDDQEEVVKTISRYDLLALPVVDENGVLVGIVTHDDAMDVLHQEHTEDMEKFAAIGGSHDGQAYLRTSAFGHFRNRAFWVVILAALGLVSGLIISSFESTLASLLILTLYMPMIAAAGGNVGSQSATVVIRALTLGDVKPRDALRVFLKEFQVAAMLGGILALLAFAKVSFLSHGAVLPAGVTLAKVGLVVGLALCAQVVTATILGAALPILAVRLGRDPAVAASPSLTTLVDITGLLLYFGAARIILGV